One window of Robiginitalea biformata HTCC2501 genomic DNA carries:
- a CDS encoding MBL fold metallo-hydrolase — MNRLLGILLICIPGFIVSGQSVAESQNAGVTLVVLGTVQDGGSPHIGCARSCCAPLQKTPDPGRMVVSLGISDARSGKRYLFEATPDISRQLHDLGRVGRGEPDAVPDGIFLTHAHIGHYTGLMFLGKEALGARQVPVFAMPRMRSFLEENGPWSQLVASGNIRLEPLRAGAVVTLGESLEVTPLQVPHRDEYSETVGFLIRGPRQKVLFIPDIDKWERWETPIERLLSEVDVAFVDATFYDAAEIGYRDISQIPHPFVSESRGRWDNLPAAMRRKVHFIHLNHTNPLLDPDSAASQSTRAAGYRIARQGQKFRL; from the coding sequence GTGAACCGGTTGCTTGGGATACTCCTTATATGTATTCCGGGATTCATCGTCTCCGGGCAATCTGTTGCGGAGAGCCAGAATGCGGGGGTAACCCTTGTTGTCCTGGGCACGGTGCAGGACGGGGGTTCCCCGCACATCGGATGCGCCCGCTCATGCTGCGCCCCCTTGCAAAAAACGCCGGACCCAGGCCGCATGGTCGTCTCCCTGGGGATTTCCGATGCGCGCAGCGGCAAACGCTACCTCTTTGAGGCTACCCCGGATATCAGCCGGCAACTCCACGATTTGGGCCGCGTGGGCAGGGGGGAGCCCGATGCGGTCCCCGACGGAATTTTCCTGACCCATGCGCATATCGGACATTACACGGGCCTGATGTTCCTGGGGAAAGAGGCCCTTGGAGCCCGGCAGGTACCTGTATTTGCCATGCCTCGAATGCGCTCCTTCCTGGAGGAAAATGGGCCGTGGAGCCAGTTGGTGGCCTCGGGAAACATCCGTCTGGAGCCGCTGCGCGCAGGAGCGGTCGTCACCCTCGGGGAATCCCTGGAGGTGACCCCGCTGCAAGTCCCCCACCGGGATGAATATTCGGAGACCGTGGGCTTCCTGATCCGCGGTCCCCGGCAAAAAGTCCTTTTTATTCCGGATATCGACAAATGGGAGCGCTGGGAGACCCCTATTGAACGGCTGCTTTCCGAAGTAGACGTCGCATTTGTGGACGCTACCTTTTACGACGCTGCTGAAATCGGTTACCGGGATATTTCACAAATCCCCCATCCGTTTGTGTCCGAAAGCCGTGGGCGCTGGGACAACCTTCCCGCCGCGATGCGACGCAAAGTGCATTTTATCCACCTGAACCACACGAACCCGCTCCTGGACCCGGATAGTGCCGCAAGCCAATCCACCCGCGCGGCCGGATACCGCATAGCGCGCCAGGGCCAAAAATTCCGGCTTTAA
- a CDS encoding S41 family peptidase — protein sequence MKQLLKTKVVVPVLAIGLFLTTTAFKSDFFEIAKQIEIFTTLFKELNMNYVDETNPAELMDSAIKNMLEELDPYTVFLNEQDVEAYKINNAGEYSGIGALVRSYEDRLVIVEPYKGYPADRAGLKAGDEIVTIGDISVADFKDDAAELLKGANNSSVSVSFLRQGKLQSTTVERSAIEVDAVPFYRMADDKTGYIVLSRFNSKASSQTEEALLDLKEQGAERIILDLRGNPGGLLSEAINVTNLFVPKGELIVTTKSKVAKFNQEYETRKRPVDTEIPLAILVDGQSASASEIVSGGLQDLDRAVIIGARSFGKGLVQRPLKLTYGTQLKVTISRYYTPSGRCIQALDYWNRDESGNAVRNTEFQEFKTRNGRKVTDGGGVQPDIPIDELKSNELIRALVQNHVIFDFATKYYYDHTLDNPAEFELTPAVYQEFTDHVTGSSFSFETRTEKALEKALTDREEVIFTETIENDFKTLLADIEKSKLRALDTYSDEITRQLEDEIIKRYFYREGLYEYYLEKDAAILTAREVLGQPRRYSEILQGP from the coding sequence ATGAAGCAGTTACTGAAGACTAAGGTTGTTGTCCCGGTCCTGGCCATTGGCCTGTTCCTGACGACTACGGCCTTTAAAAGCGATTTTTTTGAGATCGCCAAGCAAATCGAAATATTCACCACCCTGTTCAAGGAACTCAACATGAACTACGTGGACGAGACGAACCCTGCAGAACTCATGGATTCGGCCATTAAGAACATGCTCGAAGAGCTGGATCCCTACACGGTCTTCCTCAACGAACAGGACGTGGAGGCCTACAAAATCAACAATGCCGGGGAATACTCCGGCATCGGGGCCCTGGTGCGGTCCTACGAAGACCGCCTGGTGATCGTGGAGCCTTACAAAGGGTATCCGGCAGACCGGGCCGGCCTGAAAGCGGGGGACGAGATTGTCACCATCGGCGATATCTCCGTTGCGGATTTCAAGGACGACGCGGCCGAGCTGCTGAAAGGGGCCAACAATTCGTCTGTTTCCGTGAGCTTTCTGCGGCAGGGGAAACTGCAGTCCACAACCGTGGAGCGGAGCGCCATTGAGGTGGACGCCGTGCCCTTTTACCGGATGGCGGATGATAAAACAGGTTACATCGTGCTCTCCCGCTTCAACTCCAAGGCATCCTCCCAAACCGAGGAAGCGTTGCTGGACCTCAAGGAACAGGGAGCCGAACGGATTATCCTGGACTTGCGCGGCAACCCCGGCGGCTTGCTTTCCGAGGCGATCAACGTGACCAACCTGTTTGTGCCAAAAGGCGAATTGATCGTCACCACGAAATCCAAAGTTGCCAAATTCAACCAGGAATACGAGACCCGGAAGCGGCCAGTGGATACGGAAATCCCGCTGGCCATCCTCGTGGACGGCCAAAGTGCCTCGGCAAGTGAAATCGTATCCGGCGGGCTGCAGGACCTGGACCGGGCAGTGATTATCGGGGCGCGGAGTTTTGGAAAGGGACTCGTACAGCGGCCCCTGAAACTCACCTACGGCACGCAATTGAAGGTAACCATCAGCAGGTATTACACCCCTTCGGGACGATGCATCCAGGCACTGGACTACTGGAACCGGGACGAATCGGGGAACGCCGTGCGGAATACGGAATTCCAGGAATTCAAAACGCGGAACGGCCGGAAGGTGACCGACGGGGGCGGGGTCCAGCCGGACATCCCCATCGATGAGCTGAAATCCAACGAACTCATCCGGGCCCTGGTCCAGAACCACGTCATTTTTGATTTCGCCACCAAATACTACTACGATCACACCCTGGACAACCCCGCAGAATTTGAACTGACCCCTGCAGTCTACCAGGAGTTTACGGACCACGTTACCGGCAGCAGTTTTTCGTTTGAAACGCGGACGGAGAAGGCCCTTGAAAAGGCCCTGACCGACCGGGAGGAAGTCATTTTCACGGAAACCATCGAAAACGACTTTAAAACGCTCCTGGCGGACATCGAGAAAAGCAAGCTCCGGGCCCTGGACACCTATTCGGACGAAATCACCCGGCAGCTGGAGGACGAAATCATCAAGCGTTATTTCTACCGGGAAGGGCTCTACGAATATTACCTGGAGAAAGACGCGGCCATCCTGACCGCCCGGGAAGTCCTGGGGCAGCCCCGGCGATACAGCGAAATCCTGCAGGGGCCGTGA
- the rnpA gene encoding ribonuclease P protein component, protein MVSFRFPKREKLAHRKLWEEVFRKGRTVKAYPLLLYYLETPLPEPVPFQAGFAVPKRSFRKAVQRNRIKRLMREAFRLEKPGTFNNTKGSFAFVILYIGREMPDFEGVSKATNILLKKFDSHEAVTED, encoded by the coding sequence ATGGTTTCTTTTCGATTCCCCAAACGGGAAAAACTGGCGCACCGGAAATTGTGGGAGGAGGTTTTCCGCAAGGGTCGCACGGTTAAAGCCTACCCGCTGCTGTTGTACTACCTGGAAACACCCCTCCCGGAGCCCGTGCCGTTCCAGGCCGGATTTGCCGTGCCCAAGCGCTCCTTCCGGAAGGCCGTGCAACGCAACCGGATCAAACGGTTGATGCGCGAGGCCTTCCGCCTGGAAAAGCCCGGGACTTTTAACAATACAAAGGGAAGCTTTGCGTTCGTTATTTTATACATTGGAAGGGAAATGCCCGATTTTGAGGGGGTTTCAAAAGCCACGAACATCCTGCTAAAAAAATTCGATTCCCATGAAGCAGTTACTGAAGACTAA
- a CDS encoding CBS domain-containing protein, translated as MGNLAVKTLDTSLERAQYYRQLLTDIAALEVMLEDGLFERNEMHIGAEQEFCLVNADWEPSMNAPKILSDLNEPHFTPELTRYNLEINLDPRRLQGTCLSDMHNQLRDLLGRAQEAAARHGDKIILTGVLPTISTRHLGQAYMAPLNRYRILNEAVKHVRDSDLEMHIKGVDEVNLHHDSIMYEGCNTSFQSHLQIDPEDFSSAYNWAQAIAGPVLSVCANSPLLMGRELWEETRIALFSQSVDTRRSTFRLNEREPRVGFGSEWETGSAADFFKRSVARYRSLISTDFEASDSLEQVNRGQAPALTALSLYNGTVYPWNRLCYGRGGKKPHLRIENRYLPSGPTTADEIANLAFWTGIMTGRPSEFDDIRKKMDFRDAKKNFFHAARYGMSAQFRWQGKDVPARELLLDFFLPIAYRGLSRMQVAGADITKYLKLIENRIRSQSGAEWKIRTYRELRKELRQPDALRVLTASLYNRSLKGYPVATWKKYTCNEVFSGRRSASVRDLMSTRIITAHENDSAALVVHLMKWNGFHHLPVLDGNQELIGLLSWKDVGELADSPEIYDMRIADLMKTELITTGPDKSIRSARELMASYGIHCLPVVSGRELIGLLTSTDIDNED; from the coding sequence ATGGGAAATTTAGCTGTAAAGACCCTGGACACCTCCCTGGAAAGGGCGCAATACTACCGGCAATTGCTAACGGATATCGCGGCCCTGGAGGTGATGCTCGAAGACGGCCTTTTTGAGCGGAACGAAATGCACATCGGCGCGGAACAGGAATTTTGCCTGGTAAATGCGGATTGGGAGCCCTCCATGAACGCCCCCAAGATCCTCAGCGACCTGAACGAGCCGCATTTTACGCCCGAACTGACCCGGTATAACCTGGAGATCAATCTGGACCCGAGGCGGTTGCAGGGAACCTGCCTCTCGGACATGCACAACCAGCTCAGGGACCTGCTCGGCCGCGCTCAAGAAGCGGCGGCAAGGCACGGCGACAAAATTATCCTCACCGGGGTCCTGCCCACCATCAGCACCCGCCACCTTGGCCAGGCATATATGGCCCCGCTCAACCGCTACCGCATCCTGAATGAAGCCGTGAAGCACGTCCGGGATTCCGACCTGGAAATGCATATCAAAGGGGTGGACGAGGTGAATCTGCACCACGACTCCATCATGTATGAAGGGTGCAACACGAGCTTCCAGAGCCACCTCCAGATAGACCCGGAGGATTTCTCAAGCGCCTATAACTGGGCCCAGGCCATCGCCGGCCCCGTCCTGTCGGTATGTGCCAATTCGCCCTTGCTGATGGGACGCGAACTCTGGGAGGAAACCCGGATTGCCCTTTTTTCGCAGAGCGTGGACACCCGCAGGAGTACCTTCCGGCTCAATGAGCGCGAGCCGCGGGTAGGCTTCGGATCCGAATGGGAGACCGGCAGTGCCGCAGATTTTTTTAAGCGGTCCGTGGCGCGATACCGCAGCCTGATATCAACGGATTTTGAGGCGTCGGACAGCCTGGAACAGGTAAACCGCGGCCAGGCCCCCGCCCTGACCGCACTGAGCCTGTACAATGGTACGGTTTACCCCTGGAACCGTCTCTGTTATGGCCGGGGCGGAAAGAAACCGCACCTGCGGATCGAAAACCGCTACCTGCCTTCCGGACCTACAACGGCCGATGAGATCGCCAACCTGGCTTTCTGGACAGGGATCATGACGGGACGCCCCTCCGAGTTCGACGACATCCGCAAGAAAATGGATTTCCGGGACGCCAAAAAGAACTTTTTCCATGCCGCCCGCTACGGTATGTCCGCCCAGTTCCGCTGGCAGGGAAAAGATGTCCCGGCCCGGGAACTCCTGCTGGATTTCTTCCTGCCCATTGCCTATCGGGGGCTTTCCCGGATGCAGGTGGCCGGTGCGGACATCACCAAATACTTAAAACTGATCGAGAATCGGATCCGGAGTCAATCGGGAGCCGAATGGAAGATAAGAACCTACCGGGAACTCCGGAAAGAGCTTCGCCAGCCCGATGCGCTTCGCGTACTGACCGCCAGCCTGTACAACCGTTCACTCAAGGGGTATCCGGTAGCCACCTGGAAAAAGTATACCTGCAACGAGGTGTTCAGCGGCCGCCGTTCCGCGAGTGTTCGCGACCTGATGAGTACCCGGATCATCACGGCCCATGAGAACGACAGCGCAGCCCTGGTGGTGCACCTGATGAAATGGAACGGGTTCCACCACCTTCCTGTATTGGACGGAAACCAGGAATTGATTGGCCTGCTCAGTTGGAAGGATGTCGGGGAACTGGCGGATAGTCCCGAAATATACGATATGCGGATTGCCGACCTGATGAAAACGGAATTGATAACCACAGGCCCGGATAAATCCATTCGATCGGCCCGGGAACTGATGGCCTCCTACGGGATCCATTGTCTTCCCGTCGTCTCGGGTCGGGAACTGATAGGCCTGCTTACTTCAACAGACATTGATAACGAAGACTGA